In Spartobacteria bacterium, a single window of DNA contains:
- a CDS encoding sulfide/dihydroorotate dehydrogenase-like FAD/NAD-binding protein yields MNEILEKRQLSEQVYQLKVAAPLIAEERRPGQFIILQVDHDFGERIPLT; encoded by the coding sequence ATGAATGAAATTCTCGAAAAACGCCAGCTCTCGGAGCAGGTGTATCAACTGAAAGTCGCGGCTCCTTTAATTGCTGAAGAACGCAGACCCGGGCAGTTTATCATCCTGCAGGTCGATCATGATTTCGGCGAACGCATTCCGCTGACCA